The following proteins are encoded in a genomic region of Blastopirellula marina:
- a CDS encoding PAS domain S-box protein gives MAKKLRLLIVEDDSAHARLIMRGFRSEMEDFDLTTRFSLKDARAAIEAELPDLVIVDLSLPDGVGADLIESHLPMQRYPVMIITSQGDEQTAVEMLKRGAIDYVVKSDGGFNDLPRLAKRSIREWRLQCEKVEAEEALRNSEQRYRAIIDHSPMSIVVACQGRIVLANGMALTCLGASSTVQVVGKTIEDFSIPDEDALAKHTGEVVGVRSPAMMNEYVVRRVDGSLLDVELMTTAVDYYGQEATQYVFQDITLRKEAETEMRIRDRAIASASDGIFIVQLSQGKIYVVDCNKAFLEILGCTRDSVRQEGLDVIRCDSRYETRFHLIVNAILRRQPVRDTIRILTEKDEYRWVEISISPVHVSDSQSAHVVGVVHDITEKVNAEEEIRKRNAELAHFLRLTAMGELVAGLAHEVNQPLYAISNYAGTCENLLKNPDNIDLPSVSQCVSRIGQQSRRAAEIIKRLRNYVSRAAPKVESVPIADLLNDSIALLGPLLEEQAVEVKIDLADSLPGVFVDKIQIEQVLTNLISNATDAIDDSNPQRVIEVESHLVESKGESLVQVSVRDYGVGLPQDLDVFEAFQSTKETGMGMGLSISRTIIESHGGKIWVEAAPTCGTIFSFTLPTTIQQVTGNADESDRVCH, from the coding sequence ATGGCTAAGAAGCTTCGATTGTTGATTGTGGAAGATGACTCCGCCCACGCACGCTTGATCATGCGTGGTTTTCGTTCCGAGATGGAGGATTTCGATCTAACGACGCGTTTCTCGCTGAAAGATGCTCGCGCGGCGATCGAAGCCGAGCTGCCTGATCTCGTGATCGTTGATCTTTCGTTGCCGGACGGCGTGGGCGCGGATCTGATCGAGTCCCATCTTCCGATGCAGCGTTACCCGGTGATGATCATCACGAGTCAAGGTGACGAGCAAACCGCGGTCGAGATGCTCAAGCGAGGAGCTATCGATTACGTTGTCAAGTCGGATGGAGGATTCAACGATCTGCCTCGCTTGGCTAAGCGTTCGATCCGTGAATGGCGCTTGCAGTGCGAGAAAGTAGAAGCGGAAGAAGCACTCCGCAATAGCGAGCAGCGTTATCGAGCAATCATCGATCACTCACCCATGTCGATTGTGGTCGCGTGTCAGGGCCGCATCGTGTTGGCCAACGGCATGGCGCTGACCTGTCTCGGAGCGAGTTCCACTGTGCAAGTTGTGGGTAAAACGATCGAAGATTTCTCGATCCCAGATGAAGATGCACTTGCCAAACATACCGGTGAAGTTGTCGGTGTGCGTTCACCGGCAATGATGAATGAATACGTCGTCCGCCGAGTCGATGGAAGTCTTCTCGACGTCGAACTGATGACCACGGCCGTCGATTATTACGGTCAAGAGGCCACGCAGTACGTGTTTCAAGACATCACGCTTCGCAAAGAAGCAGAGACAGAAATGCGAATTCGTGATCGCGCAATTGCCTCGGCCAGCGATGGGATCTTCATCGTTCAGTTGTCCCAAGGCAAGATCTACGTCGTCGACTGCAACAAGGCATTTCTCGAAATCCTTGGTTGCACACGCGATTCAGTGCGGCAAGAAGGATTGGATGTCATTCGTTGCGATTCGCGTTACGAAACACGCTTTCATCTCATCGTGAACGCAATTCTCAGAAGGCAACCGGTACGCGACACGATTCGGATTCTGACTGAAAAGGATGAGTACCGCTGGGTAGAGATATCGATTTCCCCGGTGCATGTTTCGGATAGTCAAAGTGCCCACGTCGTGGGTGTGGTGCACGATATTACTGAAAAAGTGAACGCCGAAGAGGAAATTCGCAAACGGAACGCTGAACTTGCGCATTTCCTGCGACTGACGGCGATGGGCGAATTGGTCGCCGGATTGGCTCATGAGGTCAATCAACCACTGTATGCTATTTCAAATTATGCCGGGACATGTGAGAACCTGCTAAAGAATCCTGATAACATCGACCTGCCAAGTGTCAGTCAATGTGTCTCGCGCATTGGTCAGCAATCAAGAAGGGCCGCCGAGATTATCAAGCGATTACGCAATTACGTAAGCCGCGCTGCGCCGAAAGTCGAGTCGGTTCCAATTGCGGATTTGCTGAATGATTCGATTGCACTGCTTGGACCGCTGTTGGAAGAACAAGCGGTCGAAGTAAAGATTGATCTTGCTGATTCGCTTCCCGGGGTTTTTGTCGATAAAATTCAAATTGAGCAAGTATTGACCAACTTAATCAGCAATGCGACCGACGCGATTGACGATAGTAATCCGCAGCGCGTGATTGAAGTGGAATCGCACTTGGTGGAGTCCAAAGGGGAATCTCTGGTGCAAGTTTCCGTTCGTGACTACGGAGTTGGTTTACCACAAGATCTCGATGTCTTC
- a CDS encoding response regulator — MVRESGRVLLVEDNPAHAKLMMRTLREFGDEVCVDHVSDGEAALAYLFHTGEYQGSTIVPDLVLLDLRIPKFDGLTVLQRVKEDPVLKQIPVVVLTTSDADSDVRGASERFANSYLVKPIDYLHFVKLMRSVRSYWTELNHTPASEK; from the coding sequence ATGGTTCGAGAGAGTGGCCGAGTTCTCTTGGTCGAAGACAATCCGGCTCATGCCAAATTAATGATGCGTACGCTCCGCGAATTTGGCGACGAGGTCTGTGTTGATCATGTGTCGGATGGCGAAGCTGCGTTGGCCTATTTATTTCATACCGGCGAGTACCAGGGCAGCACGATTGTGCCTGACTTGGTGCTGCTCGATCTACGGATCCCCAAGTTCGATGGTCTGACGGTGTTGCAGCGGGTTAAGGAGGATCCTGTCTTGAAGCAAATTCCTGTCGTCGTGCTGACGACGTCCGATGCCGATTCGGATGTTCGGGGAGCTTCAGAGCGTTTTGCTAATAGCTATCTGGTAAAGCCGATAGATTATCTGCATTTTGTGAAATTGATGCGATCGGTCCGAAGTTATTGGACGGAATTGAATCACACGCCCGCGTCTGAGAAGTAG
- a CDS encoding DUF1559 domain-containing protein yields MNRNYRRGFTLVELLVVIAIIGVLIALLLPAVQQAREAARRMSCANNLAQLILSVHNYEATNNFFPAGSINDTGPIRNAPVGYHHNWISAILPYMGDSTTYDHIDFKKSVYDKAQNGPRELELDFLNCPSSPWNRANDKVSVSQYVGIHNHCELPINTTNSGVFILNKNLTTNDVSDGLAFTLFLSETLIEPSSNLGWLSGTRATLRNTGTPPNQGSAIPLPNVFTSKEWLNTLDLTPAEVDFGIDFSEYASDDAEDEYLDEDEYDEAMMGMRSMDADDDDDIEAEGDAAEGETTDKEQATDEESTDEDAPGEPKEETKKWTEADFMDFAASGAPAFATGGGQVFGVIPNDPALYVGGLSSYHPGGINTAFGDGGVRFITNTIDPEAFYQLGHRADGKLRKGGY; encoded by the coding sequence ATGAACCGTAACTACCGACGCGGATTTACTTTGGTGGAACTCTTGGTGGTGATTGCCATCATCGGCGTATTGATTGCATTGCTGCTTCCGGCGGTGCAACAAGCACGTGAGGCGGCCCGTCGTATGTCGTGCGCGAACAACTTGGCTCAGTTGATTCTGTCGGTCCACAACTACGAGGCGACGAATAACTTCTTCCCCGCCGGGAGCATCAACGATACCGGCCCGATTCGAAATGCCCCGGTTGGCTACCATCACAACTGGATTTCGGCGATTCTTCCGTATATGGGTGATTCAACAACCTACGATCACATCGATTTTAAGAAGAGTGTCTACGATAAAGCTCAGAACGGGCCGCGGGAATTAGAGTTAGACTTTCTGAATTGTCCTTCCAGTCCTTGGAATCGCGCTAACGACAAGGTTTCCGTTTCGCAATATGTTGGGATACACAACCACTGTGAGTTGCCCATCAATACGACCAACAGTGGCGTGTTTATCTTGAACAAGAACCTCACGACCAACGACGTGAGCGATGGCTTGGCATTCACATTGTTTCTGTCTGAAACTCTCATCGAACCTTCGAGCAATCTTGGTTGGTTGAGTGGCACACGAGCCACACTACGAAACACCGGTACGCCGCCCAACCAGGGTTCGGCAATTCCCTTGCCCAACGTGTTCACTTCCAAAGAGTGGCTAAACACGCTTGATCTCACGCCAGCAGAAGTTGATTTCGGCATCGATTTTAGCGAGTACGCATCTGACGACGCAGAAGACGAGTATCTTGATGAGGATGAGTACGACGAGGCAATGATGGGCATGCGGTCAATGGATGCCGACGACGATGACGATATCGAAGCTGAGGGTGACGCAGCGGAAGGTGAAACCACCGATAAAGAGCAGGCCACGGACGAAGAGTCGACCGATGAAGATGCACCTGGCGAGCCCAAAGAGGAAACCAAGAAGTGGACGGAAGCGGACTTCATGGACTTTGCGGCAAGCGGAGCGCCAGCTTTTGCTACCGGGGGTGGTCAGGTATTCGGCGTGATTCCTAATGATCCAGCGCTCTATGTAGGTGGACTTAGCAGCTATCATCCTGGCGGAATAAATACCGCGTTTGGAGATGGAGGCGTCCGGTTTATTACTAACACCATCGATCCAGAAGCTTTCTACCAATTGGGCCACCGCGCTGATGGAAAACTTCGAAAGGGTGGATACTGA
- a CDS encoding type II secretion system protein J → MRKLRGVSLIEVLVVMAVGTVIATMSIRILSQSQRNARQTQEHLNLQRGLTQWESQLRNDLRAATEVKLTDPQTIVLDQALTNVTYAVKPNQVERIEAGADKVISHEGYALPNCQVTIKLPAEDQVLIRVEPQRHRQSSRAFTIRQSVGRP, encoded by the coding sequence ATGAGGAAGCTACGTGGTGTCAGCCTGATCGAAGTACTCGTGGTGATGGCCGTAGGAACGGTGATCGCGACGATGTCGATCCGCATTTTGAGCCAGAGTCAACGGAACGCTCGTCAGACGCAGGAGCATCTCAATCTGCAGCGAGGTCTCACGCAGTGGGAATCACAACTGCGAAACGATCTGCGAGCAGCAACCGAGGTGAAGCTGACCGATCCCCAGACGATCGTCCTAGATCAAGCCTTGACGAACGTTACTTACGCTGTCAAACCAAATCAGGTGGAACGCATTGAAGCGGGGGCTGACAAGGTAATCAGTCATGAAGGATATGCACTGCCCAACTGCCAAGTGACGATCAAGCTGCCGGCAGAGGATCAAGTTCTCATTCGAGTCGAACCACAACGTCATCGTCAGTCCAGTCGAGCTTTTACCATTCGGCAAAGTGTGGGGAGGCCATGA